The region GAAATTAAAGTTATTTATGAGTCAATCATGGCTCTTTATTTAAGCTAATACATTTTGGTAACACTTGTTCATGAAGAGCCTTATTCTCACACACCTAGCTCGATAAAGCACGCAACACCTTTTCCAAACACAACATCATCTTGATGACAGCATTATATCAAAATGCTATCTGTATCTAAGTAATCATGAAATGTTGAGTATGGATGTTGTCAACACCAAGTTTCATGAAATTGCCAAGCTTTCTAGTAGCTAAAAACTTGCCCCAATTGTAAGGTTTATATTTTGGAGGGTTTTCATCATTTGTGAACTCTTTCAAAGGTTCCACCATGGTGTAGTGTGCTGGAGTCAGAAAGAATGGATATGAAAGCCTTGCTTTCTCAGTGTTGAGCACCACTCTGTGTTCAATACTCTCGTATGCATCATTGCTCCAAACCTGAATTAAGTCTCCAACATTGATAATATAAGCATTAGGCAAAGGCTTAACAAGAAGCCATTCACCATCAGATTTTCTCCTCACTTCAAGTCCACTAACTTCATCTTGAGCCAGGACAGTTAAAGCACCAGTATCTTTATGGCTTCCAATTCCTAGAGCAATGTCAGGATTAGGGCAAGGTGGATAATGGTTGAGTCTTATCCAGCTTGTTTCATCTTTGAAGAACTCGTTAAATCTTTCGGCGGGCAATCCTAAGCTCACCGCGATAAGTTCCATTATCTTGATTGATAGTTTCTTCATGTGTTGAGCATATTCCTGGAATGCCTCTCTGTATAACATGAATGGATTAGATTAACATCAATTGAAgtttaagaaaaataaaatagtGAAGTTACCTCATCCCTGGTGGAAACTCAGGCCATTGATTATACCAATGAGTAACCTCTTTATCATGAGGATCAATTGAAGCTGGAATCAAAGTAGGTTCCTCAAAAGTAAAATCAAACACTTCTTTCCAATCTCTAACACTCTTAGTAACCTCAGATTCATAATATCCCATAACTTTCACAATATCTCTTCTAACTTTCTTCTTCTCCTCCATTTTTTGACCAAAGAATTTCTTCCCAACAGATTCAATCTTCTGCCTACTTTCAAGAGGAGCTCCATGATTTATCACATGGAAAAACCCCCACTCTTTGCACGCACTTCCTATTTTCCTCACAAGCTCATCAAAAACTAAAGGGTCTTTCTCAATATTGCTGGAACTGTCTAGTATAGGTGATAGGTCTATTACTGGAACGTTTTCAGCTTCTATCACATTTGGCTTTGGTCTGTTATCTGGTGCTTGAATGAAATCTGGATCAATCTCTACCATAGTGATGCTTTTTCAATGACAATAATATTATTGTGGACGACTTGTTTTGGCTGTGTGGCATATGTGTCGGTGTCCAAGTATATATATACACATATTATAAAGTTGAAATGTGTGTTTTTTTGCTGTTGTTGTTACTACTTAGTGATAAAACCAATCGGCATAATAGCAAGGTTACATATGTCATTGAGAGAATACAATCTaagtaattttttattttattttgtttcttaAAAAATACATTTATTCACTCACAAATATATAGAATACAACAAAACCAACATAAATTTAACATTcttaaattaaaaaatatataaatcTCAAGTTAATAGTATATTTTCTTTTATAAGTATAACAAAATCAAAGTAATCATAATAGTATGTCTTTTGTAATTCGAATTACAAGAAATTATTCAATTGATTCATTCAAATTTATCTACTTAcataaatttaaaaatttaaagATACTGTTGGAAgattttataataatattttttttatgattttatttatttattcctataagttcatatatatatatatatatatatatatatatatatatatatatatatatatatatatatatatatatatatatatatatatatatatatatatataagtcaTTTAGATTTATGTTATCTTTTGTTTTAAAAATGACTTAATACAAACACAGATAACTTATTTATCCAAAGATACTCATGATATTTGCTTTCAAGTTAATGATTGAATCTTAAATAGATcaaattttttatgtgaatttaagcaaaaaaaattaataaaatgaGAAATCAAACAATGTCGTATGAAGAACGTTCTGCAGGGAAATAATTAATCAATGATTGACGAGTGTAGATTGCAACAATGAATTTGAGCTCCTGGTGCAGTGAAAGAAGGGTTGACTTGCAATGTTAGCACTCCAATGCCCAAGTTAATATGAGAATAAGATTAGGTGAATGagattttaatttaaaatatacCCCAGAAATGGTGTGTTCCCCCTTATATAGTAGAGCGGTTATAACCACTTGCTCATCTATTAGTGTGGATTGCAGAGATTCATATGATTGATCTTGGATCGAGATCACTTGTATTATTCACTAGGATAACAAAATCTGATGCGGTGGATTGTTTAACTTTCTAGGTCGAAATTACTGGTCCCTATGGATGACCCAAACAGTTGCCCCCAAGTCATTGCCTCTACTCTATATGGTGAAGGCTTTGTTGTGTTTGTCTTTTCTGCCTGTCGTTGCTTGTCTGGAGTGAAAACTTgtgatgtgacatctttgtcaTAGGAGTTTCGCGCCTTAAATATACCTCATGCTTTTGATGTCTTTTTACGTACTTTATCATGTTGGCATTTGGGAACTAGAGTAGTCAAGTATCTTTTTGAGTGAATCTGGATTGTTGATAGTACATATTTATTTCTTTGAACGAGACATCACACAATCTTTTTATAATAGTTATATAAATTCTTTATTTATTAATCTTATTATTTAATTATCGGTATTCTCACAACATTCTATTTTCTTAACTAATGGAAGTGGTACTCACCATGCGTCAAAAAGTGAAGGAAGATAGTTTAGTTACTTGGGTATACCTTGCAATTTCATCCACCATTGTTGCTCCCAAAGGTAGCCTCAAAAGGGATAACCTTGAAGTGGGTACTTTTTCTGACTAGGGCGTTGTGATCACTGAAGAATAGAAGGAAACTTGTAGCGATTACAATGGACGTGCCATCCATTTTTATGAGTGCACCTTTTCAATTTTAGATCTCTGATTGCCTTTCAATGATTTTGAAGTTGAAGTTCTAAACCATATGATGATTGGCCTCTTGCAATTGAACCCTGCGAGTTAGGCCTACATCAAAGTTTTCTAGTAATTGTCTGGCTATCGAGGAGGAAATCTATCGCTATCATTCTTCTTCCATTTTTTCAAGGTAAAACGTTGCTCAGCAAATCTTGCATAGGCCAAAAGCTTAATTACACTGACGCAAGTTACCTGTTACTTCAAATCATATTCTAATGGCGTGAAACATTTCGAAGATGAGTTATTTTTAGTTACTTCTCTTAATGAAACAGCTTATGCGAAGTTTTATGCCATAAAGAATGAACATGAATACCAATCTATGAGTCTATTTCGTAAGTTTTTGAGCCAAAACCACTTATTAATAGGGAATGTGTCATACATCTACAAGGAACGTGACATGTCCTAGGAAGAGCTTTACTTGAAAAAATTGTTGATCACATTATTCAAAGAATTGGGTTATGCTGGGGGCATTTCCCCTCAGGATAAAGCCTAAATGAAACATTTGAAGCGGTTCATCCAAAATCGCTTGTTTATGGATGCTAACACCAACGAGGAGATTGAGGTAAATTTTGGTAAGCTTCAAAGATATATATCCTTCAGTGTTTGTTATCTTTAACTATTATGTTTCCTGAGGTTTTGGAAATGGCCACATGTGTTAGAACAAAATTGGTTAATACCATATCCCTTGGTTTTTAATGATAAAAACGTATTTAAAGAAAAATTAGGTTTTCTAATATGTGTTCAAGCTTGCAGGAATATAGTCATTAAGAACATATGAAGAGATGCTTGAGGAATCTGAATCTGAAGATCAGACTCTGACTCTGAATATCACTTCTAAAGACTCTGCCTCTAATGGAGATCTAGACTCTGAAGAAAGTCATCTTCTGGTGACCTAGACTCTGAAGCTTCAGAAGCTAAGAAGAGAACTTTGATGTGATCAGCCTCTGAAGAGTGAAGTCTGAAGCAAGGCAGTCTCTGAAGCAGAAGCTCTTCAACCAAGGCAAGTTTGACAGACTCAGAGACTTTTTGGTCACATGAAAACTTAGGCAAAAATATCTCCTTTGATGCCTGAGCCTCAACGGATCATTCCTCTTGTAGAAAGGTGTTTGCTTAAT is a window of Lathyrus oleraceus cultivar Zhongwan6 chromosome 6, CAAS_Psat_ZW6_1.0, whole genome shotgun sequence DNA encoding:
- the LOC127092642 gene encoding flavonol synthase/flavanone 3-hydroxylase — encoded protein: MVEIDPDFIQAPDNRPKPNVIEAENVPVIDLSPILDSSSNIEKDPLVFDELVRKIGSACKEWGFFHVINHGAPLESRQKIESVGKKFFGQKMEEKKKVRRDIVKVMGYYESEVTKSVRDWKEVFDFTFEEPTLIPASIDPHDKEVTHWYNQWPEFPPGMREAFQEYAQHMKKLSIKIMELIAVSLGLPAERFNEFFKDETSWIRLNHYPPCPNPDIALGIGSHKDTGALTVLAQDEVSGLEVRRKSDGEWLLVKPLPNAYIINVGDLIQVWSNDAYESIEHRVVLNTEKARLSYPFFLTPAHYTMVEPLKEFTNDENPPKYKPYNWGKFLATRKLGNFMKLGVDNIHTQHFMIT